TTGACGCGCTCGGCAACCCGATCGACGGCAAGGGCCCTATCAATGCCGCCAAGCGTTCGCGCGTTGACGTCAAGGCTCCCGGCATCATTCCCCGCAAGTCGGTTCATGAGCCGATGTCGACCGGCCTCAAGGCCATCGACGCCCTCATCCCGGTTGGCCGTGGCCAGCGCGAGCTCGTCATCGGCGACCGCCAGACCGGCAAGACCGCGATCATTCTCGACACGATCCTGAACCAGAAGGCCATTCACGACAATGGTCCTGACGGCGACAAGCTTTATTGCGTCTACGTCGCTATCGGCCAGAAGCGGTCGACCGTTGCCCAGTTCGTGAAGGTTCTGGAAGAGCGCGGCGCGCTGCAGTATTCGATCATCGTTGCTGCGACCGCTTCCGATCCGGCTCCGATGCAGTACCTTGCTCCGTTTGCCGGTTGCGCCATGGGCGAGTACTTCCGTGACAACGGCAAGCACGCTCTCATCGGCTACGACGACCTTTCCAAGCAGGCCGTTGCTTATCGTCAGATGTCGCTGCTGCTGCGCCGTCCTCCGGGCCGCGAAGCTTATCCAGGCGACGTTTTCTACCTCCACTCGCGTCTTCTCGAGCGCGCTGCAAAGCTCTCCGACGAAATGGGCGCTGGCTCGCTGACGGCTCTGCCTGTCATCGAAACCCAGGGTAACGACGTTTCGGCGTTCATTCCGACCAACGTGATCTCGATCACCGACGGCCAGATCTTCCTCGAAACCGACCTGTTCTATCAGGGTATCCGCCCGGCTGTTAACGTCGGTCTGTCGGTTTCGCGTGTTGGCTCTGCCGCCCAGATCAAGGCGATGAAGCAGGTTGCCGGCTCGATCAAGGGTGAACTTGCTCAGTATCGCGAAATGGCCGCTTTTGCCCAGTTCGGTTCAGACCTCGATGCTTCCACGCAGCGCCTCCTGAACCGCGGTGCTCGCCTGACCGAGCTTCTGAAGCAGCCGCAGTTCTCGCCGCTCAAGACGGAAGAGCAGGTTGCGGTGATCTTCGCCGGCGTCAACGGTTACCTCGACAAGGTTGCAGTCGCACAGGTCGGCAAGTTCGAGCAGGGTCTGCTCTCCTACCTCCGGTCGGAAGGCAAGGCGATCCTCGACACCATCCGCACGGAAAAGGCTATCAGCGACGATACCAAGGGCAAGCTCAAGGCCGCTCTTGATAATTTCGCCAAGTCTTTCTCTTAAATCAGGGCTCTTTTACTCGGACGGATAACGGATGCCTTCACTAAAGGATCTGAAAAACCGCATTGCCTCCGTAAAGGCGACGCAGAAGATTACCAAGGCGATGAAAATGGTCGCCGCGGCGAAGCTTCGGCGCGCCCAGGAAGCTGCGGAGGCCGCCCGGCCTTATTCGCAGCGCATGAGCGCCGTTCTTGCCAATATCGCGAATGCGGTTGAGGCGGACGTTGCTCCGGCGCTGATGACCGGCACCGGCAAGGACGATGTGCATCTGCTCGTCGTCTGCACGGCTGAGCGTGGCCTTTGCGGCGGTTTCAACTCGCAAATCGCCCGTTTTGCCCGCGATCACGCCCGCAAGCTGATTTCGGAAGGCAAGACGGTCAAGATCATCACGGTCGGCAAGAAGGGTTACGACGCGCTGCGTCGCGAATTTGCAGCCAACATCATCGAGCGTATCGAGTTGCGCGACGTGAAGAAGGTCGGTTTTGAAAACGCCGACCAGATCGCCAAGAAGGTGATTTCGCTCTTCAACGCCGGTGAGTTCGATGTCTGCACGCTGATCTATTCGGAATTCAAGTCCGTCATCAGC
This genomic interval from Agrobacterium tumefaciens contains the following:
- the atpA gene encoding F0F1 ATP synthase subunit alpha translates to MDIRAAEISAILKDQIKNFGNEAEVSEVGQVLSVGDGIARVYGLDNVQAGEMVEFPGGIRGMALNLEADNVGVVIFGSDRDIKEGDTVKRTGAIVDVPVGPELLGRVVDALGNPIDGKGPINAAKRSRVDVKAPGIIPRKSVHEPMSTGLKAIDALIPVGRGQRELVIGDRQTGKTAIILDTILNQKAIHDNGPDGDKLYCVYVAIGQKRSTVAQFVKVLEERGALQYSIIVAATASDPAPMQYLAPFAGCAMGEYFRDNGKHALIGYDDLSKQAVAYRQMSLLLRRPPGREAYPGDVFYLHSRLLERAAKLSDEMGAGSLTALPVIETQGNDVSAFIPTNVISITDGQIFLETDLFYQGIRPAVNVGLSVSRVGSAAQIKAMKQVAGSIKGELAQYREMAAFAQFGSDLDASTQRLLNRGARLTELLKQPQFSPLKTEEQVAVIFAGVNGYLDKVAVAQVGKFEQGLLSYLRSEGKAILDTIRTEKAISDDTKGKLKAALDNFAKSFS
- a CDS encoding F0F1 ATP synthase subunit gamma, which codes for MPSLKDLKNRIASVKATQKITKAMKMVAAAKLRRAQEAAEAARPYSQRMSAVLANIANAVEADVAPALMTGTGKDDVHLLVVCTAERGLCGGFNSQIARFARDHARKLISEGKTVKIITVGKKGYDALRREFAANIIERIELRDVKKVGFENADQIAKKVISLFNAGEFDVCTLIYSEFKSVISQIPTGLQLIPAATPVVEEDAATQNAVYEYEPDAASILEDLIPRNISVQVFRALLENVAGEMGAKMSAMDNATRNAGEMINKLTLSYNRQRQAQITKELIEIISGAEAL